The Chiroxiphia lanceolata isolate bChiLan1 chromosome 4, bChiLan1.pri, whole genome shotgun sequence genome contains a region encoding:
- the C4H2orf81 gene encoding uncharacterized protein C2orf81 homolog: protein MAEKKRSSAPKARRDKSRPPARASPRTSTHSDHTSSAEGGRGSPPGEPLDVEDILAELLDRVIAESVRAAVARQRVPYTVSRARDAILCVVEWRFLARDEGDPDPDEDPDPERARAWSEDEEPQPCTLDTGAQGVVPVRLVPPSLGEVPSQESPLTDEASSDHPLRALDAVTVPAVRLSRGEVPDAKSPSQDPPAATGAPPAVPGRVPGAVPTLPAPGPPRPKPPTAHRSPDRESRPSRPPRPRPAPLGPPRPPAPRPAEPPEPPARGEQRASRGAGPGDQEPAPPSSPRASLGSLQPGRPPRGSEGPGPAPVVARPGPRRGSTRVRPQVKVLDVFTEPERPRPRAAPRASRAPETGGRRGQPPPPGPPQPPPGPPSPEPPPCDSWLSSALLAPGVTVRWAGGERRGPGTAGHGEDEEEEEEGEVSEAERELRPILSVPAFRLASDGER, encoded by the exons ATGGCCGAG AAAAAGAGATCGTCAGCCCCCAAAGCGCGACGGGACAAGTCGCGCCCCCCCGCCCGGGCCTCCCCCCGGACTTCCACCCACTCTGACCACACGTCCTCGGCCGAGGGCGGGAGGGGGTCCCCGCCCGGGGAACCCCTGGACGTCGAGGACATCCTGGCCGAGCTCCTGGACCGGGTGATAGCCGAGAGCGTGCGGGCGGCGGTGGCGCGGCAG CGGGTGCCCTACACGGTGTCCCGGGCGCGGGACGCCATCCTGTGTGTCGTTGAGTGGCGGTTCCTGGCGCGGGACGAGGGGGACCCCGACCCCGACGAGGACCCGGACCCCGAGCGAGCCCGAGCCTGGAGCGAGGACGaggagccccagccctgcaccctgGACACCGGGGCGCAGGGCGTTGTCCCCGTCCGGCTGGTCCCTCCGTCCCTGGGAGAG GTCCCGTCTCAGGAATCCCCCTTGACAGACGAGGCTTCCTCCGACCATCCTCTCCGGGCCCTCGACGCTGTCACCGTCCCGGCTGTCCGTCTGTCCCGGGGAGAG GTCCCCGATGCGAAGTCACCGAGCCAGGACCCCCCCGCAGCCACCGGAGCTCCCCCCGCGGTTCCCGGCCGGGTCCCCGGCGCTGTTCCCACCCTGCCCGCGCCAGGGCCACCCCGCCCGAAGCCTCCCACCGCCCACCGGTCCCCCGACAGAGAATCCCGTCCCTCGcggccgccgcggccccgcccggccccgctgggccccccccggcccccggccCCTCGCCCGGCCGAGCCCCCGGAGCCCCCGGCGCGGGGGGAACAGCGGGCAtcccgcggggccgggccgggcgaCCAAGAGCCAGCACCGCCATCGTCCCCCCGCGCCAGCCTGGGCTCCCTCCAGCCGGGGAGACCCCCTCGCGGCTCGGaggggcccggccccgccccggtGGTCGCCAGGCCGGGTCCCCGGCGCGGCTCCACGCGGGTCCGGCCGCAGGTGAAGGTGCTGGACGTGTTCACCGAGCCCgagcggccgcggccccgcgctgcccccCGCGCCAGCCGGGCACCGGAGACGGGGGGCCGTCGGGGCCAGCCGCCCCCGCCGGGGCCCCCGCAGCCCCCACCggggccccccagccccgagCCCCCGCCGTGTGACTCCTGGCTGAGCTCGGCGCTGCTGGCGCCCGGGGTCACCGTGCGCTGGGCCGGCGGCGAGCGGCGCGGGCCGGGCACGGCGGGGCACGGcgaggacgaggaggaggaggaggagggcgaggTGAGCGAGGCCGAGCGGGAGCTGAGGCCCATCCTCTCCGTCCCGGCGTTCCGGCTCGCGTCGGACGGCGAGCGCTGA
- the LOC116785981 gene encoding retinol dehydrogenase 12-like, translated as MELPGALSPPWWLLLLLPSGLLLWARRRPPWDPRKCPTDLTGKTVIVTGANSGIGKCVAMDLARRNARTILACRSRERGQAAVEEIRAATGNPAVVLRLLDTGSLASVRAFTRAVLQEEPRLDVLVNNAGVTGLPFTITSERLEQTFTINYLGPFLLTNLLLDLLKASAPSRVVNVSSFRHSVGTADSRFLTGQRHPGGYDAAYSSTKLMNLLFTVELARRLRGTGVTANALSPGVVSTSIMRHFSWAVRALFVLLRPFMKSAEQGAASTIFCAVSEEAEGISGKYFDSSCRLALPSAPARDAALARKLWEASEQLTGLTEGPRG; from the exons ATGGAGCTGCCGGGGGCCCTGAGCCCCCCGTggtggctcctgctgctcctgccctcggggctgctgctctgggccaGGCGCAgacccccctgggacccccgCAAGTGTCCCACCGACCTGACGGGCAAGACGGTGATTGTCACCGGAGCCAACAGCG GCATCGGCAAGTGCGTGGCCATGGACCTGGCGCGCCGGAACGCCCGCACCATCCTGGCGTGCCggagccgggagcggggccaggCGGCGGTGGAGGAGATCCGGGCGGCCACCGGGAACCCGGCGGTGGTGCTGCGACTGCTGGACACGGGCTCGCTGGCCTCGGTGCGCGCCTTCACCCGCGCCGTGCTGCAGGAGGAGCCGCGGCTCGACGTGCTGGTCAACAACGCCGGTGTCACCG GGCTGCCCTTCACCATCACTTCCGAGCGGCTGGAGCAAACCTTCACCATTAACTACCTGGGCCCGTTCCTGCTCACCAACCTGCTGCTGG accTGCTGAAGGCCTCGGCGCCCTCGCGGGTGGTCAATGTCTCGTCGTTCCGGCACAGCGTGGGCACGGCTGACAGCAGGTTCCTCACGGGGCAGCGGCACCCGGGTGGGTACGACGCTGCCTACAGCAGCACCAAGCTGATGAATCTGCTCTTCACCGTGGAGCTGGCGCGGCGTCTGCGCGGCACAG GGGTGACGGCCAACGCGCTGAGCCCCGGCGTGGTGAGCACCAGCATCATGCGCCACTTCAGCTGGGCCGTGCGGGCGCTCTTCGTGCTCCTGCGCCCCTTCATGAAG TCGGCCGAGCAGGGCGCTGCCAGCACCATCTTCTGCGCCGTGTCGGAGGAGGCCGAGGGCATCAGTGGGAAGTACTTCGACAGCTCGTGCCGGCTGGCGCTGCCCTCGGCGCCCGCCCGCGACGCCGCGCTGGCACGGAAGCTCTGGGAGGCGTCGGAGCAGCTGACGGGGCTCACGGAGGGACCCCGGGGCTGA
- the LOC116785977 gene encoding uncharacterized protein LOC116785977 has product MPRRRAVPTLASLCLQSLAQHMQSFWAKDYSDNYLDEYEFRFLVGPFNDLACGLVQELLRLLGTSRRLSRAALHLLLLPHLRQLSLRHCPALANNALGHLIVLRCQGLSSLDLGGCGRLSPAVLVDVAEGLPRLSRLGLAHTQANVQVLSAVGSCCRLLRELDVSGCRKVTPRALRHLGYDPVARTPGCPALRVLLARDLEPDGDAVAAVAFLLLALPHLDVLAHGAVPDALRLLRAGQLDGTADPEGFPALRELARGRGAAPGGPPLTLPLRQLEELEEDALGTVHAVCPRAEELSVWLGDGPGPAGLRELPGWERLSRLTLGCAGQRGRALAEVLPLAEALGARLHALTLHGFSCPDPLSLPALLASCPGLQSFSTELHVPLDPHAPAEPPALPPRWATDLLPQGLPQLQSFSLALAGPVPAAHVPVLGSTLASVLSQAPRLQSLRLLALPFPLDSVLEPELGELQELSLAGSQVSPHTVWHLLGSEGPLRRLDLSRCPDIHRRDYDGFLQFVRRQRLDLDITWE; this is encoded by the exons ATGCCCCGTCGGCGGGCAGTGCCCACGCTGGCCTCACTGTGCCTGCAGAGCCTGGCCCAGCACATGCAGAGCTTCTGGGCCAAGGACTACAGTGACAACTACCTGGACGAGTACGAGTTCCGCTTCCTCGTGGGCCCCTTCAACGACCTGG CCTGCGGgctggtgcaggagctgctgcgGCTGCTGGGGACGAGCCGGCGCCTGTCGCGCGCGGCgctgcacctgctgctgctgcctcacctGCGCCAGCTCAGCCTGCGGCACTGCCCCGCCCTGGCCAACAACGCCCTGGGGCACCTCATCGTCCTGCGCTGCCAG GGCCTGAGCTCCCTGGACCTGGGGGGCTGCGGGCGGCTCTCCCCGGCCGTGCTGGTGGACGTGGCCGAGGGGCTGCCCCGGCTGAGCCGCCTGGGGCTGGCACACACGCAGGCCAACGTGCAGGTGCTGTCGGCCGTGGGCTCCTGCTGCCGCCTCCTGCGGGAGCTCGACGTGTCCGGCTGCAGGAAGGTGACCCCGCGCGCCCTGCGGCACCTGGGCTACGACCCCGTGGCACGGACCCCCGGCTGCCCCGCGCTGCGCGTGCTGCTGGCCCGCGACCTGGAGCCCGACGGGGACGCGGTGGCCGCCGTggccttcctgctgctggccctgccgCACCTGGACGTGCTGGCGCACGGGGCCGTGCCGGACGCGCTGCGCCTGCTCCGCGCGGGGCAGCTGGACGGCACCGCCGACCCCGAGGGCTTCCCGGCGCTGCGGGAGCtggcgcggggccggggggcggcgcCGGGGGGGCCCCCGCTCACCCTGCCCCTGCGGCAGCtcgaggagctggaggaggacgCCCTGGGCACCGTCCACGCCGTGTGTCCCCGGGCCGAGGAGCTCAGCGTGTGGCTGGGGGacgggcccggccccgcggggctgcgggagctgccGGGCTGGGAGCGCCTGTCCCGGCTGACGCTGGGCTGTGCCGGGCAGCGTGGCCGGGCgctggcagaggtgctgccGCTGGCAGAGGCCCTGGGCGCCCGCCTGCACGCCCTGACCCTGCACGGCTTCAGCTGCCCAGACCCGCTGTCGCTGCCCGCCCTGCTCGCCAGCTGCCCCGGCCTGCAGAGCTTCAGCACCGAGCTGCACGTTCCTCTGGACCCCCACGCCCCTGCCGAGCCCCCCGCCCTGCCGCCCCGCTGGGCCACCGAcctgctgccccaggggctgccccagctccagAGCTTCTCGCTGGCCCTGGCCGGGCCCGTGCCGGCCGCCCACGTGCCGGTGCTGGGCTCCACGCTGGCCTCGGTGCTGAGCCAGGCCCCGCGGCTGCAGAGCCTGCGCCTGCTCGCCCTGCCCTTCCCGCTGGACTCGGTGCTGGAGCcggagctgggggagctgcaggagctctcGCTGGCTGGGAGCCAAGTGTCCCCCCACACCGTGTGGCACCTGCTGGGCTCCGAGGGGCCCCTGCGGCGCCTGGACCTGTCCCGCTGCCCCGACATCCACCGGCGCGACTACGACGGGTTCCTGCAGTTTGTGCGGAGGCAGCGCCTGGACCTGGACATCACCTGGGAGTGA